The genomic interval AGACTGCTTCCTGCATATGACGTGTTTGATGAAAACAGATATTTTGAAGCCGGTTCAAAATTTACTCCTTATATCTATAAAAATAAAAAAATCGGTATCGCTATATGTGAAGATACATGGAACGATAATAGCAGCCTGGAAAACATACATTACCATTTGAATCCGGTTAGCCTGTTGATAAAAGAGGGCGCAGAACTGCTGATAAATATCTCAGCATCCCCGTTTCATATGGGAAAACAGCAATTCAGATTCAACATGTTCGGCTCTATTGCACGCAAATATAAAGTGCCGTTTATTTTTGTAAATCAGGTAGGAGGAAATGACAGCGTTCTTTTTGATGGAACAAGCGCTGTTTTTGATAAAAATGGTGAAATAATAGCTCTTGCCCGCGATTTCAATGAAGATATGATTTTTTATGATACAAAAGATCAATCCGGCATAAATTTGAAAGAAAACATACATACTGTATCCAAAAGTGATACGGAGTCAGTTTTAAAAGCACTTATAATGGGAACGTATGATTATGTTAATAAATGCGGTTTTTCCAAAGTAGTACTTGGTTTAAGCGGCGGGATTGATTCGGCACTTACTGCATTTGTTGCGGTGCGAGCCATGGGCCCTGAAAATGTGCTGACAGTGTTTATGCCCTCGGCATATACATCAAAAGATAATTATGAGGATACCGAAAAACTTGCGGCAAATATTGGAACAAAATATGATGTAATCCCTATCGACGATATTTTTGCTCAATTTTTAAAAGTTGTTTCTCCTTCATTTAAAGAAAATGAGCCTGAAGTAACGGAGCAAAATATACAGGCTAGAATTAGGGGAACCATATTGATGGCATTGTCAAACAGAGAAAACCGTATACTTCTTTCAACCGGAAATAAGTCAGAGCTTGCAGTCGGTTATTGTACTTTGTACGGAGATATGAACGGTGGGCTTGCCGTAATTTCAGATATCCCCAAAACTCTTGTATATGAAATAGCGCATTTTATAAACCGCGATAAAGAAATCATTCCTGCCAATATAATTAAAAAAGCTCCTTCCGCCGAACTAAAACCTGATCAAACAGACCAGGATGATCTTCCGCCCTATGATCTTCTTGATGCCATTTTAAAGGGATATATTGAAGAGCTTAAAGGTGCAAAAGAGCTTATCGCGCAAGGTTTTGATCCTGAAATAGTAGAAGATGTAATTTTACGGGTTGATAGAAATGAATATAAGCGGCACCAGGCAGCTCCCGGCCTGAAGGTTACATCAAAGGCTTTTGGTTATGGCAGAAGATATCCGCTTGCACAAAGATATACGCAAAGATACCTTTAAACAACTGTAAATATTATAGGTTCACGGTTCACGGTTCACGGTTCCAGGTTCACGGTTCACGGTTCCAGGTTCCAGGTTCACGGTTCCAGGTTCCAGGTTCCAGGTTCCAGGTTCAAGGTTAGAGAGTGATGAAGGGCTCAAGATAATCAACCGTGAACCTGACAACCTGAGTAGTTACAAAGAACTTAATTCTTTTTCCCTTCGATTCCTTTTTTATATGAATTTTTTCCATACCAGTTAATTTGTCTGCAAATACCTCTGATTATACTAACTTCTCCGGCACGAAGTTCAACCCTTGTAAAAAAATGCCGTATTTTATTCATCCAGTAATCGGGATTTTCATGATTAATATAATCGATTTTGACAAGTGTTTCCTTTACCTGCTCATACATTCCGTCAAGCTCATGCCTTGAGGCAAGCCTTGGAGAATATTTTGTTTTTTCTTCTATTCCTGCAAGAAAAAGCTCATAGCACACAAGCAAAACTGCCTGAGAAACATTAAGAGAGGAAAAATCCGAAGATGGAATATTGATTAGCTCATGGCAAAAGCGTATGTCTTCATTTATAAGCCCTCTGTCTTCGGAACCGAACAAAATTGCAATACGGTTGTTTTGAGAAAGATCTGCAAGCTTTTTTGCCATATTCGATGGAGTTGAAACCACAGCCCGCTCTCCGCCAAGACGTGCTGTTGTTCCGACTACATAATTATATGAAGAAAGAGCTTCTTTAAGATTTTCAAATATTTTTACACCATCAATGACATCGGAAGCAAAATGTGTTGCAAGCTTTCGGATTTTATTAAGGTCATAATTTTCAGGTGAAACAACTACAAGATTTGTTATTCCCATATTAAGCATGGCCCTTGCAGCTGATCCTATATTTTCAGGAAACCTGGGCCGGACCATGACAATTGTAATGTTATCTGGATTGACTTTTTGCGCCATCAGCCAGTTATTTCAAAGCTGTTAAAAAAATAACCTATTTCAAAAGCAGCTGTTTCGGGTGAGTCTGAACCATGCACAATATTTTTTTCTATATCAGTCGCAAAATCCGCACGAATTGTTCCAGGAGTTGCTTCCTTATAATTTGTTGCTCCCATTAATCCCCTGTATTTTGAAATTACATCTTCGCCTTCAAGCACCAACGCAACAATCGGGCCGGTTGACATAAAATCGGTTAAACTTGCAAAAAAAGGACGCTCTTTATGAACAGAATAAAAGCCTTCAGCAACTTTTTTTGTCAAATGAATCATTTTCATGGCTACAATTTTAATACCATTTTTCTCCAAACGGCTAATTACGTCTCCGATCAGAGAACGTGATACTCCATCCGGTTTTATGAGAGATAAAGTTCTTTCCATAATTTATATAATCCTTTCAAATATTAAGGTTTTTAAGCCAGTTATTTATTGTTTGCGCAGACTTACCAGAAGTGGGTAATCAAGTCAATAAAGGCTTATAGCGATTTTTAAAAGATTATTTTGATTCAAATTGGAATTGTTTGGTTATTAGTGCATATACGGTTTAACA from Pseudomonadota bacterium carries:
- the ndk gene encoding nucleoside-diphosphate kinase, with the translated sequence MERTLSLIKPDGVSRSLIGDVISRLEKNGIKIVAMKMIHLTKKVAEGFYSVHKERPFFASLTDFMSTGPIVALVLEGEDVISKYRGLMGATNYKEATPGTIRADFATDIEKNIVHGSDSPETAAFEIGYFFNSFEITG
- a CDS encoding NAD+ synthase — protein: MKIAIAQINPVIGDFEYNCNMIKSFADKAIKHNCDLVVFPELAITGYPPRDLLEKKDFIDTNLSYLSRLVDEIRGIGVICGFVDKNTSNEGNHLYNCAVLFENGKTLHKVNKRLLPAYDVFDENRYFEAGSKFTPYIYKNKKIGIAICEDTWNDNSSLENIHYHLNPVSLLIKEGAELLINISASPFHMGKQQFRFNMFGSIARKYKVPFIFVNQVGGNDSVLFDGTSAVFDKNGEIIALARDFNEDMIFYDTKDQSGINLKENIHTVSKSDTESVLKALIMGTYDYVNKCGFSKVVLGLSGGIDSALTAFVAVRAMGPENVLTVFMPSAYTSKDNYEDTEKLAANIGTKYDVIPIDDIFAQFLKVVSPSFKENEPEVTEQNIQARIRGTILMALSNRENRILLSTGNKSELAVGYCTLYGDMNGGLAVISDIPKTLVYEIAHFINRDKEIIPANIIKKAPSAELKPDQTDQDDLPPYDLLDAILKGYIEELKGAKELIAQGFDPEIVEDVILRVDRNEYKRHQAAPGLKVTSKAFGYGRRYPLAQRYTQRYL
- a CDS encoding RNA methyltransferase — encoded protein: MAQKVNPDNITIVMVRPRFPENIGSAARAMLNMGITNLVVVSPENYDLNKIRKLATHFASDVIDGVKIFENLKEALSSYNYVVGTTARLGGERAVVSTPSNMAKKLADLSQNNRIAILFGSEDRGLINEDIRFCHELINIPSSDFSSLNVSQAVLLVCYELFLAGIEEKTKYSPRLASRHELDGMYEQVKETLVKIDYINHENPDYWMNKIRHFFTRVELRAGEVSIIRGICRQINWYGKNSYKKGIEGKKN